The Pseudomonas sp. TH06 genome has a window encoding:
- the tssJ gene encoding type VI secretion system lipoprotein TssJ, translating to MSRRSTAFFKTLTALTMLVLLAGCSSLSPYSKVTKINLKLTGSDQLNPDLNGRPSPIVVRLFELKHPVTFENADFFSLYERAKESLNPDLVASEELELRPGETVEMKLSVEEGSRYVGILAAYRDLPETKWRYTVQITPLEVTEADLTLDQAGIRNTNEALAKADD from the coding sequence ATGTCTCGCCGCTCGACCGCTTTTTTCAAGACGCTGACTGCGCTCACCATGCTGGTGCTGCTCGCCGGTTGCTCGTCGCTGTCGCCGTACTCGAAAGTGACCAAGATCAATCTGAAACTGACCGGCAGTGATCAGCTCAACCCGGACCTCAACGGTCGCCCGTCGCCGATCGTGGTGCGCCTGTTCGAACTCAAGCACCCGGTGACCTTCGAGAACGCTGATTTCTTCAGCCTCTACGAACGCGCCAAGGAATCCCTCAACCCGGATCTGGTGGCCAGCGAAGAGCTCGAACTGCGCCCGGGTGAAACCGTGGAAATGAAGCTCAGCGTGGAGGAGGGCAGCCGTTACGTCGGCATCCTCGCCGCCTACCGCGACCTGCCGGAAACCAAATGGCGCTACACCGTGCAGATCACTCCGCTGGAAGTCACCGAGGCCGATCTGACCCTGGATCAGGCCGGTATCCGCAATACCAACGAAGCGCTCGCCAAGGCGGATGACTGA
- the tssK gene encoding type VI secretion system baseplate subunit TssK: MNTHKVIWQEGMLLRPQHFQHNDRYYDHQMKTRTQLLGGYTWGFLNLQIDLQFLNMGKLVISEASGILPDGSLFELGGNTEPLALDVPPNTGNTPIYLALPLVTGNHIESRRPEQSDVLARYTAYDAEVADSNAGDDSASQVSCGRPDFKLLLGEQQSDQAYVKLKICDVLDTTPDGVISLDPDFVPTYIQAHASSYLLSCLKEVISMLNHRGDTIAERIRSNGKVGGAEVGDFMMLQLINRTELLLRHYLGLEQVHPEELYRTLLTMLGDLATFSGESKRPRLDSRYSHADQGASFRKLMEAIRQVLSMVLEQHAIELILQARQYGIIVSPLHDHKLLGSASFVLAASANCDSEELRHRLPAHLKVGPVERIRQLVNLHLPGIKVKPLPVAPRQIAFHSNKTYFILELSSEDLAQLERSGGFAFHVSGEFAELELKFWAIRN, translated from the coding sequence ATGAATACCCATAAAGTCATTTGGCAGGAAGGCATGCTGCTGCGTCCGCAGCACTTCCAGCACAACGATCGCTATTACGATCACCAGATGAAAACCCGCACCCAATTGCTGGGTGGCTACACCTGGGGTTTTCTCAATCTGCAGATCGACCTGCAGTTTCTCAACATGGGCAAACTGGTGATCAGTGAAGCCTCGGGGATTCTGCCGGACGGCAGCCTGTTCGAACTCGGTGGCAACACCGAGCCGCTGGCGCTTGACGTGCCGCCGAACACCGGCAACACGCCGATCTACCTGGCGCTGCCGCTGGTTACCGGCAATCACATCGAGTCGCGCCGTCCGGAGCAGTCCGACGTGCTGGCGCGTTACACCGCATACGATGCCGAAGTCGCCGACTCCAACGCCGGTGACGATTCCGCCAGCCAGGTCAGCTGTGGTCGTCCGGATTTCAAACTGTTGCTCGGCGAGCAGCAGAGCGATCAGGCCTACGTGAAGCTGAAGATCTGCGACGTGCTCGACACAACGCCCGACGGCGTGATCAGCCTCGATCCGGATTTTGTGCCGACCTACATTCAGGCCCACGCCTCCAGCTATTTGCTGTCGTGCCTGAAAGAAGTCATCAGCATGCTCAACCACCGTGGCGATACGATTGCCGAACGGATTCGCTCCAACGGCAAGGTCGGCGGCGCCGAAGTCGGCGACTTCATGATGCTGCAACTGATCAACCGTACCGAACTGCTGCTGCGCCACTATCTGGGCCTGGAGCAGGTGCATCCGGAAGAGTTGTACCGCACGCTGCTGACCATGCTCGGTGATCTGGCGACCTTCTCCGGCGAGAGCAAACGCCCGCGCCTGGACAGTCGCTACTCCCACGCCGACCAGGGCGCGAGCTTCCGCAAACTGATGGAAGCGATTCGTCAGGTGCTGTCGATGGTGCTCGAACAGCACGCCATCGAACTGATCCTGCAAGCACGTCAATACGGGATCATCGTGTCGCCGTTGCACGACCACAAACTGCTCGGCTCGGCCTCGTTCGTGCTGGCAGCGAGTGCCAACTGCGACTCCGAAGAACTGCGCCACCGCTTGCCGGCGCACCTCAAGGTCGGCCCGGTGGAGCGTATTCGCCAACTGGTCAACCTGCACTTGCCGGGGATCAAGGTCAAACCGTTGCCGGTGGCCCCGCGGCAGATTGCGTTCCACTCCAACAAAACCTATTTCATCCTCGAACTCAGTTCCGAAGACCTGGCACAACTCGAACGCTCCGGCGGCTTCGCGTTCCACGTGTCCGGCGAATTCGCCGAGCTTGAACTGAAATTCTGGGCCATCAGGAACTGA
- the icmH gene encoding type IVB secretion system protein IcmH/DotU — MIKDMEHNQDDKTVLLDRQGHGPASSPLTDFAAPPRFEQLEERMIYAARLRPAEAFNISLNSLVAASSELLSEVVRLKHSETREDMYALNERLTAGLKLFEVRALHNGAESSQVMAARYVLCTVVDEAVVTTPWGNESEWSQMSLLSSFHNETFGGEKFFQLLDRLSKNPVKHLPMLELMYLCLSLGFEGKYRVQARGMLELEGIRDALYRQIRQLRGDVPRELSPHWEGLNDQRRSLVRIVPAWMVVLFTFVCLVVMYSGFAWVLGEQRDTVLQPYQPLDPAAVQPQSQP; from the coding sequence ATGATCAAGGACATGGAACACAACCAGGACGACAAAACCGTCCTGCTCGACCGTCAGGGCCACGGCCCGGCGTCGAGTCCGCTGACCGACTTCGCCGCGCCACCGCGCTTCGAGCAACTGGAAGAACGCATGATCTACGCCGCGCGCCTGCGCCCGGCGGAAGCGTTCAACATCAGCCTCAATTCGCTGGTGGCGGCGTCCTCCGAATTGCTCTCGGAAGTGGTGCGTCTCAAGCACAGCGAAACCCGCGAAGACATGTACGCGCTCAACGAGCGCCTGACCGCCGGGCTCAAACTGTTTGAAGTGCGCGCCCTGCACAACGGCGCGGAAAGCAGCCAGGTGATGGCCGCACGTTACGTGCTCTGCACCGTGGTCGACGAAGCTGTCGTGACCACGCCGTGGGGCAACGAAAGCGAATGGTCGCAGATGAGCCTGCTGAGCAGCTTCCACAACGAGACCTTCGGTGGCGAGAAGTTCTTCCAACTGCTCGATCGGCTGTCGAAGAACCCGGTCAAGCACTTGCCGATGCTCGAATTGATGTACCTGTGCCTGTCCCTCGGTTTCGAGGGCAAGTACCGCGTGCAGGCACGCGGCATGCTTGAACTCGAAGGCATCCGCGATGCCTTGTATCGGCAGATCCGTCAGTTGCGTGGCGACGTGCCGCGCGAGTTGTCGCCGCACTGGGAAGGCCTCAATGATCAGCGTCGCAGCCTGGTGCGCATCGTGCCGGCGTGGATGGTGGTGTTGTTCACTTTTGTCTGCCTGGTGGTGATGTATTCGGGCTTCGCCTGGGTGTTGGGCGAGCAGCGCGACACCGTTCTGCAACCTTATCAGCCGCTTGATCCGGCCGCGGTTCAACCGCAGTCGCAGCCGTAA
- a CDS encoding type VI secretion protein gives MSVRHWNAVLLTLVVLCGLGGCSGNYKFNDNDYRPLGDPQAVNRGK, from the coding sequence ATGTCTGTTCGTCACTGGAACGCTGTCCTGCTGACCCTCGTCGTTCTCTGCGGCCTTGGTGGCTGTAGCGGCAATTACAAATTCAACGATAACGACTATCGCCCGTTGGGTGATCCGCAAGCGGTCAATCGCGGCAAGTGA
- the tssH gene encoding type VI secretion system ATPase TssH — protein MINVDLQQLIQALDAETRRDLERSAERCVARGGSKILVEDLMLGLLERPNGLLARALQDADVDAGELSAALQSRVEHSASRNPVFAPELVQWLQDALLVANLELGQTQVEDAALILALLRNPMRYAGSRYQPLLAKLNIDRLKEFALSQKEQPAANGKPAAQGESLLQRFTHNLTQQARDGKLDPVLCRDGAIRQMVDILARRRKNNPIVVGEAGVGKTAIVEGLASRIAAGEVPQVLKGVELLSLDMGLLQAGASVKGEFERRLKGVIDEVKASPKPIILFIDEAHTLIGAGGNAGGSDAANLLKPALARGELRTIAATTWAEYKKYFEKDPALARRFQPVQLHEPTVNEAVTILRGLAQVYEKSHGIYLRDDAVVSAAELSARYLAGRQLPDKAVDVLDTACARVRISLAAAPESLERLRGELAEGGRQRQALRRDAEAGLLIDHEALDALEARLEEAESEMVALETLWTEQKALAERLLELRQQLAKAREAAAVEPTVSVEEDAEGTVIETLTADVEEGQSVEALEAELNKTHAELTAAQVKERLVSFEVCPRLVAEVISAWTGVPLAQLAREHNAKVASFATDLRTRIRGQEQAVHALDRSMRATAAGLNKPDAPVGVFLLVGPSGVGKTETALALADLLYGGDRFITTINMSEFQEKHTVSRLIGAPPGYVGYGEGGMLTEAVRQKPYSVILLDEVEKADPDVLNLFYQIFDKGVANDGEGREIDFRNTLILMTSNLGSDKISDLCEDGARPTAELLEETIRPVLSKHFKPALLARMKVVPYYPVGGPVLRELIEIKLGRLGERLNRRQLDFSWCQNLVDHLSERCTQSESGARLIDHLLDQHVLPLVADRLLDAMATGESLKRVHATLDGNASVMCEFA, from the coding sequence ATGATCAACGTAGACCTGCAACAACTCATCCAGGCGCTGGACGCCGAAACCCGCCGTGATCTGGAGCGTTCGGCCGAGCGCTGCGTGGCCCGTGGCGGCAGCAAGATCCTCGTCGAAGACCTGATGCTCGGCCTGCTGGAGCGTCCCAACGGCTTGCTCGCACGCGCGTTGCAAGATGCTGATGTCGACGCCGGTGAACTCAGCGCCGCACTGCAATCGCGAGTTGAACACAGCGCATCGCGCAATCCGGTGTTTGCTCCGGAACTGGTGCAATGGCTGCAAGACGCCTTGCTGGTGGCCAACCTCGAACTGGGCCAGACCCAGGTTGAAGACGCCGCGCTGATCCTCGCGCTGCTGCGCAACCCGATGCGTTACGCCGGCAGCCGTTATCAGCCGCTGCTCGCCAAGCTGAACATCGATCGCCTGAAAGAATTCGCCCTGTCGCAAAAAGAGCAACCGGCGGCCAATGGCAAACCGGCCGCGCAGGGCGAATCGCTGTTGCAGCGCTTCACCCACAACCTGACCCAACAGGCCCGCGACGGCAAACTCGACCCGGTGCTGTGCCGTGACGGCGCGATCCGCCAGATGGTCGACATCCTCGCCCGTCGCCGCAAGAACAACCCGATCGTGGTCGGTGAAGCCGGTGTCGGTAAAACCGCCATCGTCGAAGGCCTGGCCTCGCGCATCGCTGCCGGTGAAGTGCCGCAGGTGCTCAAGGGCGTTGAGCTGTTGTCGCTGGACATGGGCTTGCTGCAGGCTGGCGCCAGCGTCAAAGGTGAATTCGAACGTCGCCTCAAAGGCGTGATCGACGAAGTCAAAGCCTCGCCGAAGCCGATCATTCTGTTCATCGACGAAGCCCACACCCTGATCGGCGCGGGCGGCAATGCCGGCGGTTCCGACGCGGCCAACCTGCTGAAACCGGCGCTGGCGCGTGGCGAACTGCGCACCATCGCCGCGACCACTTGGGCCGAGTACAAGAAATACTTCGAGAAAGACCCGGCGCTGGCCCGTCGTTTCCAACCGGTTCAGTTACACGAACCGACCGTGAACGAAGCGGTGACCATCCTCCGTGGTCTGGCTCAGGTCTACGAGAAGAGCCACGGTATCTACCTGCGCGATGACGCGGTGGTCTCGGCGGCGGAACTGTCGGCCCGTTATCTGGCCGGTCGCCAACTGCCGGACAAAGCCGTTGATGTGCTCGACACCGCTTGCGCCCGCGTGCGCATCAGCCTCGCCGCTGCACCGGAAAGCCTCGAGCGCCTGCGTGGCGAACTGGCTGAAGGTGGCCGTCAGCGTCAGGCCCTGCGCCGCGATGCCGAGGCTGGCCTGCTGATCGATCACGAAGCACTGGACGCACTGGAAGCGCGGCTGGAAGAAGCCGAAAGCGAAATGGTCGCGCTGGAAACCCTGTGGACTGAACAGAAAGCGTTGGCCGAGCGCCTGCTGGAACTGCGTCAGCAACTGGCCAAGGCCCGCGAGGCTGCCGCTGTCGAGCCGACCGTCAGCGTAGAAGAAGACGCTGAAGGCACCGTGATCGAAACCCTCACGGCGGACGTTGAAGAAGGCCAAAGCGTCGAAGCGCTGGAAGCCGAGCTGAACAAGACTCACGCCGAGCTGACCGCTGCGCAGGTCAAAGAACGACTGGTCAGCTTTGAAGTCTGCCCGCGTCTGGTGGCTGAAGTGATCAGCGCGTGGACCGGTGTGCCGTTGGCGCAACTGGCCCGCGAACACAATGCCAAGGTCGCCAGTTTCGCCACCGACCTGCGCACGCGCATCCGTGGTCAGGAACAAGCCGTACACGCCCTGGATCGCTCGATGCGCGCCACGGCCGCCGGCCTGAACAAGCCTGACGCACCGGTCGGCGTGTTCCTGCTGGTCGGCCCGAGCGGCGTCGGCAAGACCGAAACCGCACTGGCGCTCGCCGATCTGCTGTACGGCGGCGACCGTTTCATCACCACCATCAACATGTCCGAGTTCCAGGAGAAGCACACCGTCTCGCGTCTGATCGGTGCGCCACCGGGCTACGTCGGTTATGGCGAGGGCGGCATGCTCACCGAAGCCGTGCGGCAGAAACCGTACTCGGTGATTCTGCTCGATGAAGTCGAAAAGGCTGACCCGGACGTGCTCAACCTGTTCTACCAAATCTTCGACAAAGGCGTGGCCAATGACGGCGAAGGTCGCGAGATCGACTTCCGCAACACGCTGATCCTGATGACCTCGAACCTCGGTAGCGACAAGATCAGCGACCTCTGCGAAGACGGCGCACGGCCGACTGCTGAACTGCTCGAAGAAACCATTCGCCCGGTGCTCAGCAAACACTTCAAACCAGCACTGCTGGCGCGGATGAAAGTGGTGCCGTACTACCCGGTCGGCGGCCCGGTATTGCGCGAGCTGATCGAGATCAAACTCGGTCGTCTCGGCGAGCGTCTCAACCGTCGTCAGCTGGATTTCAGCTGGTGCCAGAACCTCGTCGATCACTTGTCCGAGCGCTGCACGCAAAGCGAAAGCGGTGCGCGCCTGATCGATCATTTGCTCGATCAGCACGTCCTGCCGCTGGTGGCCGATCGTCTGCTCGACGCGATGGCGACCGGTGAAAGCCTCAAACGTGTGCATGCCACGCTCGACGGCAACGCCAGCGTGATGTGCGAGTTCGCCTGA
- the tssG gene encoding type VI secretion system baseplate subunit TssG has protein sequence MDTTYGPAAPALSGLTKVIREYSLFQAVLLVIDRLRESHPHLSEDDLYDQVEFQANPSLGFPRSDVDRVEFFEEHGQMRARMRFNLIGLVGSGSPLPAFYGEQALGDSEDGNPTRNFLDLFHHRLQRLMLPIWRKYRYRASFQSGALDPFSAQLFALIGLGGDEIRKAKELNWKRLLPYLGLLSLRAHSAALIEAVLRYYFKHEDLVIEQCIERRVEILEEQRNRLGRDNSVLGEDLVLGEHVRDRSGKFRIHITQLDWQRFHEFLPIGFGYQPLCALVRFTLRDPLDYDIRLVLRQEEIRELRIGEQNACRLGWTSWLGREKADGVVTLGSKIH, from the coding sequence ATGGACACCACGTATGGGCCTGCAGCCCCTGCTTTAAGCGGGCTGACGAAGGTAATACGCGAGTACTCGCTGTTTCAGGCCGTGCTGCTGGTGATCGACCGGCTGCGCGAGTCGCACCCGCACCTGAGCGAAGACGATCTGTACGATCAGGTCGAGTTCCAGGCCAACCCGAGCCTCGGATTTCCGCGCAGCGATGTCGATCGCGTGGAGTTTTTCGAAGAGCACGGACAGATGCGCGCGCGCATGCGTTTCAACCTGATCGGCCTGGTCGGCTCGGGTTCGCCGTTGCCGGCGTTCTACGGCGAACAGGCCCTGGGCGACAGCGAAGACGGCAACCCGACGCGCAACTTCCTCGACCTGTTTCACCATCGCCTGCAACGGCTGATGCTGCCGATCTGGCGCAAATACCGCTATCGCGCGAGCTTCCAGAGTGGCGCGCTCGACCCGTTCTCGGCGCAGTTGTTTGCGCTGATCGGTCTGGGCGGCGACGAGATCCGCAAGGCCAAGGAACTCAACTGGAAACGCCTGTTGCCGTACCTCGGCCTGCTCAGCTTGCGGGCGCACTCGGCGGCGCTGATCGAAGCCGTGCTGCGTTATTACTTCAAGCACGAAGACCTGGTCATCGAGCAGTGCATCGAGCGTCGCGTGGAAATCCTCGAAGAACAGCGCAATCGTTTGGGCCGCGACAACAGCGTGCTCGGCGAGGACCTGGTGCTCGGCGAGCACGTGCGCGACCGTAGCGGCAAATTCCGCATTCACATCACCCAGCTCGACTGGCAGCGATTCCATGAATTCCTGCCGATCGGTTTCGGTTACCAGCCGCTCTGCGCGCTGGTGCGGTTCACCCTGCGTGACCCGCTCGATTACGACATTCGCCTGGTCCTGCGCCAGGAAGAAATCCGCGAACTGCGCATCGGTGAGCAGAACGCCTGTCGCCTTGGCTGGACCAGTTGGCTGGGCCGCGAAAAAGCGGACGGCGTGGTGACCCTGGGCAGCAAAATTCATTAA
- the tagH gene encoding type VI secretion system-associated FHA domain protein TagH, which produces MELVFEMLNTKQFVPTELCQKTFKQAGGVIGRGEDCDWIIPDRKRHLSNHHAIVSYREGTFFLTDTSSNGVQDGDSGARLHKGEPVRIEHGSTYVLGDFEIRARLVRDPATFDGEAGRPRAAGSIIPDDAFLDLDPLNALEQQERVYSEIDELLAPNTKPEDSRQRADYARIDMESLMVPELIAAPVEPEPAPAPKAVERQSEGFWEHFGAALGVDVKGLSHDEREAMALNAARLLRQSVGGLQQSLRTRSELKNELRLAQTTVQGTNKNPLKFAVDPSEALQILLQPHKPGHLPAEQAVSRAFRDLQAHQVALLTASRAAVRGTLEHFSPEQLTLRFERDNKPLIATSGGRWRAFGRYHQALRQDDDWSERLLARDFAQAYEEQIRLISTLHTDHQG; this is translated from the coding sequence ATGGAATTGGTTTTCGAAATGCTGAACACCAAGCAGTTCGTGCCCACCGAGTTGTGCCAGAAGACCTTCAAACAGGCGGGTGGCGTGATCGGGCGGGGCGAGGACTGCGACTGGATCATTCCTGACCGCAAGCGTCATCTGTCCAATCACCACGCGATTGTCAGTTACCGCGAAGGCACGTTTTTCCTGACCGACACCAGCAGCAACGGCGTTCAGGACGGCGACAGCGGTGCACGTCTGCACAAAGGCGAGCCAGTGCGCATCGAGCACGGCAGCACTTACGTGCTGGGTGACTTCGAGATTCGTGCGCGGCTGGTGCGTGACCCGGCGACCTTCGACGGTGAAGCCGGCCGTCCGCGTGCTGCCGGCAGCATCATCCCGGATGACGCGTTCCTCGATCTCGACCCGCTCAACGCGCTCGAACAGCAAGAACGCGTCTACTCGGAAATCGACGAACTGCTGGCGCCGAACACCAAACCTGAGGACTCCCGTCAGCGTGCCGACTACGCGCGCATCGACATGGAAAGCCTGATGGTTCCGGAGCTGATCGCAGCCCCCGTAGAGCCTGAACCTGCGCCGGCACCGAAAGCCGTCGAGCGTCAGAGTGAAGGTTTCTGGGAGCACTTCGGCGCGGCGCTGGGCGTGGATGTCAAGGGTCTCAGCCACGACGAACGCGAAGCCATGGCGCTGAACGCCGCGCGTCTGTTGCGTCAAAGCGTCGGCGGTTTGCAGCAGAGCCTACGTACCCGTTCCGAGCTGAAAAACGAACTGCGTCTGGCCCAGACCACCGTGCAAGGCACCAACAAGAACCCGCTGAAATTCGCCGTCGATCCGAGCGAAGCACTGCAGATCCTGTTGCAGCCGCACAAGCCGGGCCACTTGCCGGCCGAGCAAGCGGTGTCCCGTGCGTTCCGCGATTTGCAGGCGCATCAGGTGGCCTTGCTCACCGCCAGTCGCGCTGCCGTGCGCGGCACGCTGGAACACTTCTCGCCGGAACAGTTGACCCTGCGTTTCGAGCGCGACAACAAGCCGCTGATCGCCACGTCCGGCGGGCGCTGGAGAGCCTTCGGCCGCTATCACCAGGCCCTGCGTCAGGACGACGACTGGAGTGAGCGTCTGCTCGCCCGCGACTTCGCCCAGGCCTACGAAGAACAGATTCGTCTGATCTCCACCCTCCACACCGACCACCAAGGATGA
- a CDS encoding sigma 54-interacting transcriptional regulator: MFTQVPQPLVYAEALLAQFASLSRAADGAALLGDFVRGLAELSGCELTQLYLLDATHTCLGMNAECLDGALQPRQAASLPADYNGEQLLQFALCQNRVVCLDDLGGSLHETSFLPAVAAPWQSLLCVPLVNRHKAVEGLLLCASQRRTDLLGFAESLGQLGSFVLGQLHLLQRLRQPLDAQAPAVRSVPSISGYGLIGKSAAMRQTYSLISKVLHSPYTVLLRGETGTGKEVVARAIHDCGPRRSQAFIVQNCAAFPENLLESELFGYRKGAFTGADRDRAGLFDAANGGTLLLDEIGDMPLSLQAKLLRVLQEGEIRPLGSNDTHKIDVRIIAATHRDLSVLVSEGKFREDLYYRLAQFPIELPALRQREGDILELARHFADKACTFLQRDPVRWSEAALEHLSGYNFPGNVRELKGLVERAVLLCEGGELLAEHFSLRMEAMPEDTSGLNLRERLEQVERTLLLDCLRKNDGNQTLAARELGLPRRTLLYRLGRLNINLGDFDG; the protein is encoded by the coding sequence ATGTTCACTCAAGTACCGCAACCACTGGTCTACGCCGAAGCGTTGCTGGCGCAGTTCGCCAGCCTGTCGCGGGCGGCGGACGGTGCTGCGTTGCTGGGTGACTTCGTGCGTGGCCTGGCCGAGCTGAGCGGTTGCGAACTGACGCAACTGTATTTGCTCGACGCCACTCACACCTGCCTGGGGATGAACGCCGAGTGCCTCGACGGCGCGCTGCAACCGCGCCAGGCGGCGAGCCTTCCGGCGGACTACAACGGTGAGCAACTGCTGCAATTCGCCCTGTGCCAGAACCGCGTGGTGTGCCTCGACGACCTCGGCGGCAGCCTGCACGAAACCAGTTTTCTGCCCGCCGTTGCGGCGCCGTGGCAGTCGCTGTTGTGCGTGCCGCTGGTCAATCGGCACAAGGCCGTCGAAGGCCTGTTGTTGTGTGCCAGTCAGCGTCGTACCGACCTGCTCGGGTTTGCCGAATCACTCGGTCAGCTCGGCTCGTTCGTGCTCGGCCAATTGCATTTGCTGCAACGCCTGCGTCAACCGCTGGATGCTCAGGCGCCGGCGGTGCGCAGCGTGCCAAGCATCAGCGGCTACGGTTTGATCGGCAAAAGCGCAGCGATGCGCCAGACCTACTCGCTGATCAGCAAAGTCCTGCACAGCCCGTACACCGTGCTGTTGCGCGGCGAGACCGGCACCGGCAAGGAAGTCGTGGCGCGGGCGATTCACGACTGCGGCCCGCGGCGCTCACAGGCGTTCATCGTGCAGAACTGCGCGGCGTTCCCGGAAAACCTCCTGGAAAGCGAGCTGTTCGGCTATCGCAAAGGTGCCTTCACCGGCGCTGATCGCGACCGCGCGGGGCTGTTCGATGCGGCCAACGGCGGCACGCTGTTGCTCGATGAAATCGGCGACATGCCACTGTCGTTGCAGGCCAAGTTGCTGCGCGTGTTGCAGGAAGGCGAGATCCGTCCGCTGGGCTCCAACGACACGCACAAGATCGACGTGCGCATCATCGCCGCGACCCACCGTGATCTGTCGGTGCTGGTCAGCGAAGGCAAGTTCCGCGAGGACCTGTATTACCGCCTCGCGCAATTCCCGATCGAACTGCCGGCCCTGCGTCAGCGCGAAGGCGACATTCTGGAGCTGGCCCGGCACTTCGCCGACAAGGCCTGCACGTTCTTGCAGCGTGACCCGGTGCGTTGGTCAGAGGCGGCGCTGGAACATTTGTCGGGCTACAACTTCCCCGGCAACGTCCGTGAACTCAAAGGCCTGGTCGAGCGAGCGGTGCTGTTGTGCGAGGGCGGCGAGTTGCTGGCCGAGCATTTCTCCCTGCGCATGGAAGCGATGCCCGAGGACACCAGCGGCCTCAATCTGCGCGAACGCCTCGAGCAGGTCGAACGCACGCTGCTGCTCGATTGCCTGCGCAAGAACGACGGCAACCAGACCCTTGCCGCCCGCGAACTCGGCTTGCCACGCCGCACGCTGCTGTACCGCCTCGGGCGCCTGAATATCAACCTGGGTGACTTCGATGGTTGA